taataacctgaTATAAATGTCAAGCATATGATATATCTGAGCAATTTCATTATTACAAAAAACTTTTAGAAGGCTTACCCGCACTCATGTTTCATCCACAAGTCCTTGCATGTGAATGGTGCCAGACAAGTGACATTGATACACTGGTTTTGAGAAATGCAGTTCTTGACCAAGTTACGGAACATTGTGGCTTGACCCCACTGGGTGCCATTGAGGcctggaggaaggggaagatgctTGCCCTCAAGTCTGATGTCATCCAAGCAACCTGGAAATCAGAAAATGTATGGTTTTAGGAAACTAGAAACACTTTACTAAATGCCTTTCAGCCAAAATAAAGCACAAacctatacaaaacaaaaatgtttaacTTACCCAATTTGTAATCATTATATACTTCAAATGTCCTGATGCCTGTGTACTCTGCCTTTCCTCCTGCATATACACCCTCTTGTTTGTCAACATCCATCAACATATGGCCTGAGAATGCCATTGTTTCATTGTAGCGTCGCCCTTCACCACCATCCATCCTCAGAGTTGAAGTAGAGCCGTGTCTCTCCACTGTTACAGAATGCCAGATGCCATCATTAACAGCCACTGCAGACAGCCATAAATCATGTTCTTCTGTCCGTAAACTGTTTAGGTTGTAGCGGAACCGCAACCTTCCATCTTTGATCTCCAAGATGCCGTATTCTCTATTGTGCTGATCTGAAATTCTGAACAGTTCACCATATTCCTGCCAAGTACGGAATCTGAGCTGGATTTCTGTACTGAAGGAGTTAGGCTTGAATGACAGTGCATATTTTACATAGGATTGTGTCTCAAAGTAGGAGGAATTTGTGGGCTCATCGCAAGTTGGACCTGTCCAGCCTGGCTTGCACTTGCACACTGGTTGAGACAGTGATCCTGAGCACACACCATTTGGTCCACAAGTTGGCACAATGGCATTAGTTCTACAAGCCTCCTCCAGTTGTGGGCAACCCATCTGAGTATGACGGTACAGGCCTGGACGGGCAAGATCATACAATTCACTATTGACCATGAGGTTCTTGATGCACCCACTGAAGGGTCGGCCATGAGGTACATGTTGCCACTTGTACAAGCTGGGATCTGGCTGCTCATGTGCCAAGCCACCAACCTGAAGTGGGGCATTAACATTCAGGTATTCATTGAATGGAGGTATGGTGCCCTTGGACTGACAGCCTGAGGGGTCAAAGATGGGGTCACTACCATCTTCAGGTTCTTGAACTTCTGCTGCTACACAGTGATCTACGTCCATTCTCACAGTCTGCAATTTAAGAAGATTTGGTTTTGTTTGGAAAAGGTAGACAAGAAATATGCAAAACTGAATTTCAGGAAAGAATACAAAGGGAAACTCGACTATTGTGTaagcaaaaataatgtaaatgtgaACTTACCTCTGTGTCCCAGAATATGTCAATTTTATGCCAGCTTCCATCATTAAGCTGGTTTTTGGTGTTGACTTTGAGTTGCAAGGTACCAGAACCAAAATCTATCAACAATCTTGGTCGCCCATTTTCTAGTTCAAGAGCGATGAAGTCGGACACAATTGTTTCATCTGTTTCTGGAGGTGTGATGGGTCCATTGTAGAAGAGAAGACCATCTGCTCGTCTTGTAAGGAATTCCAGGCTGATGTGCGAGTTATCGCACATGGCTAGGGCTGGGAACCAAGCAAAGCCATTGCCTCGGAAAGTACGTCTCAGCATCTGGCAACGGGGGCCATCGTACCCCTCTGGACATCTGCAACGAATTCCTGATTTCCCTTCGATACATCGGCCACCGTTATAACAAGGGTTTGGACGGCAGGATTCTTCTGCAGAGAAGTTACGAGCTCCACAAGTGCATTCAGGTATCACTTCTGTTCTTACACCTACTAGTGATGTTTTGTTTGCATTCACCATGTATGGTAAATTTGATATAACTAGGTGGTTTGTACAAGATCCTTCACAAGCAACATTTTCATAGAGACATTCATCAATACCAACCATAGTGATATTAATACCAATTTCACTTTCAATCTCTGCTCTATGTTGTAGGACAAGGCCATTCAATTTTATTGGATGGTAGTAAGGTGACCCATGGGCTGAGAAGCGGATGTCTGTGATTGGTGGTCTTTCTTGTCTCAACTGTATACTGAATACATCAACATTTTCAATGTTTGTTCCTACAAGTCTTGCTATTTTCTCTCGGAACATGTCTGCTTTACTACGCACCACACGCTGACTCCTGTAATCCCATATCCTGATGAAGTCCTCATCTGTCATGTTGGCAATACGGATAGACCCTGAATTGATAACGGCTACTTCCGGAATTTCCTTAACTGTTACAGTTACATTGGCCTCAACATCTGTCTGCGTGTGTTTTCGATCATACACATGGAACTGGAGGAAGTATGTTCCTTCCTGGGTATGTTGCTTCATTGTGATCATACCATCACCTTCATTTAGCTTGAAATTGGGATGTGATTCTGTTGCCCATTTGAACTTCTTGTCAGGCAAATCCCAATCATCAAGGTCATAAACATAGACTCGACCAATGCGTGTCTCAGGAGCCTGTCCCTTGTAGTTATAGACAAAAATGTCTTTTGCACCTGGCtgcattttgttatcattttcatctccaATTATGATGGTCAATGTTGAGGTGCCAGTCATTTGAGGTGTACCAGCATCTTTGATGACAATAGGTACATGGTATTCTTTCTGTACCTCACGATCAAATGTTCTTAATGAAGATATTACTGCCATGCCATCACCATTAGCTCCTTTAGGAATATGCTCCACCTTGAAGGATGCACGAATTTCATCTGATGCTGTGGAATCCATACGGAAATGGAAGGGAGGTCCATTACCTTTAgatctgtcatcatcatcagttgcCAGAACTTCCACTATTTTTCTTGGAGATTGATTCTCAGGTAAGACTGGACGGTAATCTTTGAGGAATCTAGGGGCATTGTCGTTAATGTCTTGGACTATAACTGTAAGTGTAGCAGTAGCTGTCTTTGCTGGAGTACCATCATCAATGGCCAGGATCTTAACAGAATGGCGTGGATTCTCTTCCCTGTCTAGCATTCTCTGAATTTTGACGGTTCCAGAGCTATCTATGGCAAATTGTCTCCTCCTATCTGATGCTCGATCTATAGCATAGGAAACCTTGCTCTGCCCACCTTGGTCTGGATCTGTAGCCTTAAAGGTCTTTAGATTCTTTCCTATCTCTGCATTTTCAAAGACTGGTGCCTCAATGTTTGGTTTTTCAAATTGTGGTTTGTTGTCATTGATGTCTCTCAATTCTACTTTAACCCATGAATATGCTACATGATATTTTTCTGCATCGTTGTCTTCTCCCTTGTCATTTACTTGGATCTTGAATCTGAACCCACTGCGCTGCATGGGATCTTCATAGTCAAGCGGCTGTACAATCTTGAGAGAACCCGTGCCATCATTGTTTCTAACCATAGTGAACTTATCGGCACCAAATCCTGATGACTCAATCACTTTGTAGTGGAACTTATTCGTTTCATCCTCATCATGAACTGTTACTGTCAAGATGGCTTGATCAGGGAGAAGCGCTCCTTCTGTTTCATCTACTTCTGTTACCCATTCTTCTTTAGTGAACCTGGGTGGCATATCGTTTATGTCTCTGACTCTTATGCTTGCAGTACCAGTTCCTGTaagtaaagggaaattttagatatatatacaaacaacaaaactGGTAATATGATCAATTAGTtaaaccacaggaaaaaaaatacaaaagacatCATCATACCTTTTAGACCTCCTCCATCCACTGCAACCACTTGAATGGAATAATCTGGGGTCTTTTCTCTGTCAAGGCAGCACACAGCTGTCTTAATCACTCCAGTATCTGGCTCAATTTCGAAAATGGGCATTGCTGTGTTCTCATCAATGACGTTCTTCTCAATGGAGTATGTTAGCTTAGCATTAGTACCTTCATTGGGATCATCATAATCCTCTGCCGTCATGGTCATGACAACCATACCTTGTGTGCCATTTTCTGTCACATTGCCGAAATACACCATCtgaagaaaatgcaataaataaatatctaccaCCTAATCAGATCTACAATACATAATGTGTTAAGAATAACACAGCCATCAATGCAGCTGACAAAATTTCTCAGACATCTACAAACCTGTGGGAACACGGGAGCATTGTCATTGATGTCCTTCAGGTTGACCTGGACATCAGCATAACCCACCAGACCTGTGCCACCTTCATCCTGGGCAAACACTGTGAACCTCCAAGTAGGCCTGCCTTTAGGATGGTCACGATCAAGAGGCTGGAAGGGAAGAAtagtatcaatatcatatcaGTTCAATATACTAAAACTACAATATTCACCAAATTATTAAAATCCTAGAACTTACAATTCTGcaatcaaaatattttctttcacaCATGAAGCTAACAAACTGAAAACACTAACCTTCTTGACAAAGATCTCTCCTGAGGTGCGATTGACTTCAAACTGAGACTGGTCTGGGTTGTCTACATAAATACCCTGGCCGGTAAGGAAATACACAATGTCCTGCACTCGGTCGCGATCACCATCAGCTGCAGTTACCTGTTTAGTGATGATATCTATTAGTAAGAATCTTAATAGAGAtacagaaaaatttatatatgtcaaCAGTGAATATAGTCTTTTGGAGAAACTTTTTTTGATAAACCAATATGAAAAATGACCAAATTTTTACTTAAATGTGgcaacagaaaaatataataact
The genomic region above belongs to Penaeus monodon isolate SGIC_2016 chromosome 16, NSTDA_Pmon_1, whole genome shotgun sequence and contains:
- the LOC119582488 gene encoding neural-cadherin-like isoform X1 encodes the protein MFLFSVTKFIRIGIADKNDNPPFFDKTLYEAEVDENEDIQHTVLTVTAKDLDESSRIRYEITNGNIGGAFAVKNMTGAIYVAGPLDYETRKRYELSLVATDSVNEATTKVVIHIADVNDRPPEFDRSKYEATIEEERSDGLPIRLLKVTAADGDRDRVQDIVYFLTGQGIYVDNPDQSQFEVNRTSGEIFVKKPLDRDHPKGRPTWRFTVFAQDEGGTGLVGYADVQVNLKDINDNAPVFPQMVYFGNVTENGTQGMVVMTMTAEDYDDPNEGTNAKLTYSIEKNVIDENTAMPIFEIEPDTGVIKTAVCCLDREKTPDYSIQVVAVDGGGLKGTGTASIRVRDINDMPPRFTKEEWVTEVDETEGALLPDQAILTVTVHDEDETNKFHYKVIESSGFGADKFTMVRNNDGTGSLKIVQPLDYEDPMQRSGFRFKIQVNDKGEDNDAEKYHVAYSWVKVELRDINDNKPQFEKPNIEAPVFENAEIGKNLKTFKATDPDQGGQSKVSYAIDRASDRRRQFAIDSSGTVKIQRMLDREENPRHSVKILAIDDGTPAKTATATLTVIVQDINDNAPRFLKDYRPVLPENQSPRKIVEVLATDDDDRSKGNGPPFHFRMDSTASDEIRASFKVEHIPKGANGDGMAVISSLRTFDREVQKEYHVPIVIKDAGTPQMTGTSTLTIIIGDENDNKMQPGAKDIFVYNYKGQAPETRIGRVYVYDLDDWDLPDKKFKWATESHPNFKLNEGDGMITMKQHTQEGTYFLQFHVYDRKHTQTDVEANVTVTVKEIPEVAVINSGSIRIANMTDEDFIRIWDYRSQRVVRSKADMFREKIARLVGTNIENVDVFSIQLRQERPPITDIRFSAHGSPYYHPIKLNGLVLQHRAEIESEIGINITMVGIDECLYENVACEGSCTNHLVISNLPYMVNANKTSLVGVRTEVIPECTCGARNFSAEESCRPNPCYNGGRCIEGKSGIRCRCPEGYDGPRCQMLRRTFRGNGFAWFPALAMCDNSHISLEFLTRRADGLLFYNGPITPPETDETIVSDFIALELENGRPRLLIDFGSGTLQLKVNTKNQLNDGSWHKIDIFWDTETVRMDVDHCVAAEVQEPEDGSDPIFDPSGCQSKGTIPPFNEYLNVNAPLQVGGLAHEQPDPSLYKWQHVPHGRPFSGCIKNLMVNSELYDLARPGLYRHTQMGCPQLEEACRTNAIVPTCGPNGVCSGSLSQPVCKCKPGWTGPTCDEPTNSSYFETQSYVKYALSFKPNSFSTEIQLRFRTWQEYGELFRISDQHNREYGILEIKDGRLRFRYNLNSLRTEEHDLWLSAVAVNDGIWHSVTVERHGSTSTLRMDGGEGRRYNETMAFSGHMLMDVDKQEGVYAGGKAEYTGIRTFEVYNDYKLGCLDDIRLEGKHLPLPPGLNGTQWGQATMFRNLVKNCISQNQCINVTCLAPFTCKDLWMKHECGCPEGSIHHHGDCLNINECELWQPCSNGGVCRDLEPDEGGYMCDCVDGFQGLDCTRPLTETVLKPSTDFVVAIVICILVLLVLVLVFVVYNRQKERHFPKADPYDDVRENIINYDDEGGGEDDMTAFDITPLQIPVGPAIGNGGPLLGKMPYGPGGQPDVGVFISEHKNKADNDPNAPPFDDLRNYAYEGGGSTAGSLSSLASGTDDNEQDFDYLNNWGPRFSKLADMYGHGESEEEEDH
- the LOC119582488 gene encoding neural-cadherin-like isoform X4 produces the protein MFLFSVTKFIRIGIADKNDNPPFFDKTLYEAEVDENEDIQHTVLTVTAKDLDESSRIRYEITNGNIGGAFAVKNMTGAIYVAGPLDYETRKRYELKLVASDNRNENHTTVVIHVKDVNDNPPMFDRPLYETQITEEDDRSLPKNILTVTAADGDRDRVQDIVYFLTGQGIYVDNPDQSQFEVNRTSGEIFVKKPLDRDHPKGRPTWRFTVFAQDEGGTGLVGYADVQVNLKDINDNAPVFPQMVYFGNVTENGTQGMVVMTMTAEDYDDPNEGTNAKLTYSIEKNVIDENTAMPIFEIEPDTGVIKTAVCCLDREKTPDYSIQVVAVDGGGLKGTGTASIRVRDINDMPPRFTKEEWVTEVDETEGALLPDQAILTVTVHDEDETNKFHYKVIESSGFGADKFTMVRNNDGTGSLKIVQPLDYEDPMQRSGFRFKIQVNDKGEDNDAEKYHVAYSWVKVELRDINDNKPQFEKPNIEAPVFENAEIGKNLKTFKATDPDQGGQSKVSYAIDRASDRRRQFAIDSSGTVKIQRMLDREENPRHSVKILAIDDGTPAKTATATLTVIVQDINDNAPRFLKDYRPVLPENQSPRKIVEVLATDDDDRSKGNGPPFHFRMDSTASDEIRASFKVEHIPKGANGDGMAVISSLRTFDREVQKEYHVPIVIKDAGTPQMTGTSTLTIIIGDENDNKMQPGAKDIFVYNYKGQAPETRIGRVYVYDLDDWDLPDKKFKWATESHPNFKLNEGDGMITMKQHTQEGTYFLQFHVYDRKHTQTDVEANVTVTVKEIPEVAVINSGSIRIANMTDEDFIRIWDYRSQRVVRSKADMFREKIARLVGTNIENVDVFSIQLRQERPPITDIRFSAHGSPYYHPIKLNGLVLQHRAEIESEIGINITMVGIDECLYENVACEGSCTNHLVISNLPYMVNANKTSLVGVRTEVIPECTCGARNFSAEESCRPNPCYNGGRCIEGKSGIRCRCPEGYDGPRCQMLRRTFRGNGFAWFPALAMCDNSHISLEFLTRRADGLLFYNGPITPPETDETIVSDFIALELENGRPRLLIDFGSGTLQLKVNTKNQLNDGSWHKIDIFWDTETVRMDVDHCVAAEVQEPEDGSDPIFDPSGCQSKGTIPPFNEYLNVNAPLQVGGLAHEQPDPSLYKWQHVPHGRPFSGCIKNLMVNSELYDLARPGLYRHTQMGCPQLEEACRTNAIVPTCGPNGVCSGSLSQPVCKCKPGWTGPTCDEPTNSSYFETQSYVKYALSFKPNSFSTEIQLRFRTWQEYGELFRISDQHNREYGILEIKDGRLRFRYNLNSLRTEEHDLWLSAVAVNDGIWHSVTVERHGSTSTLRMDGGEGRRYNETMAFSGHMLMDVDKQEGVYAGGKAEYTGIRTFEVYNDYKLGCLDDIRLEGKHLPLPPGLNGTQWGQATMFRNLVKNCISQNQCINVTCLAPFTCKDLWMKHECGCEDGTVLSSDKQECVDQNECLNDPCQNGGTCHNQEPSYICDCPRGYYGKNCELLQEGRTVRLSLGALAAILVCLLIILVLVLVFVVYNRQKERHFPKADPYDDVRENIINYDDEGGGEDDMTAFDITPLQIPVGPAIGNGGPLLGKMPYGPGGQPDVGVFISEHKNKADNDPNAPPFDDLRNYAYEGGGSTAGSLSSLASGTDDNEQDFDYLNNWGPRFSKLADMYGHGESEEEEDH
- the LOC119582488 gene encoding neural-cadherin-like isoform X3; its protein translation is MFLFSVTKFIRIGIADKNDNPPFFDKTLYEAEVDENEDIQHTVLTVTAKDLDESSRIRYEITNGNIGGAFAVKNMTGAIYVAGPLDYETRKRYELSLVATDSVNEATTKVVIHIADVNDRPPEFDRSKYEATIEEERSDGLPIRLLKVTAADGDRDRVQDIVYFLTGQGIYVDNPDQSQFEVNRTSGEIFVKKPLDRDHPKGRPTWRFTVFAQDEGGTGLVGYADVQVNLKDINDNAPVFPQMVYFGNVTENGTQGMVVMTMTAEDYDDPNEGTNAKLTYSIEKNVIDENTAMPIFEIEPDTGVIKTAVCCLDREKTPDYSIQVVAVDGGGLKGTGTASIRVRDINDMPPRFTKEEWVTEVDETEGALLPDQAILTVTVHDEDETNKFHYKVIESSGFGADKFTMVRNNDGTGSLKIVQPLDYEDPMQRSGFRFKIQVNDKGEDNDAEKYHVAYSWVKVELRDINDNKPQFEKPNIEAPVFENAEIGKNLKTFKATDPDQGGQSKVSYAIDRASDRRRQFAIDSSGTVKIQRMLDREENPRHSVKILAIDDGTPAKTATATLTVIVQDINDNAPRFLKDYRPVLPENQSPRKIVEVLATDDDDRSKGNGPPFHFRMDSTASDEIRASFKVEHIPKGANGDGMAVISSLRTFDREVQKEYHVPIVIKDAGTPQMTGTSTLTIIIGDENDNKMQPGAKDIFVYNYKGQAPETRIGRVYVYDLDDWDLPDKKFKWATESHPNFKLNEGDGMITMKQHTQEGTYFLQFHVYDRKHTQTDVEANVTVTVKEIPEVAVINSGSIRIANMTDEDFIRIWDYRSQRVVRSKADMFREKIARLVGTNIENVDVFSIQLRQERPPITDIRFSAHGSPYYHPIKLNGLVLQHRAEIESEIGINITMVGIDECLYENVACEGSCTNHLVISNLPYMVNANKTSLVGVRTEVIPECTCGARNFSAEESCRPNPCYNGGRCIEGKSGIRCRCPEGYDGPRCQMLRRTFRGNGFAWFPALAMCDNSHISLEFLTRRADGLLFYNGPITPPETDETIVSDFIALELENGRPRLLIDFGSGTLQLKVNTKNQLNDGSWHKIDIFWDTETVRMDVDHCVAAEVQEPEDGSDPIFDPSGCQSKGTIPPFNEYLNVNAPLQVGGLAHEQPDPSLYKWQHVPHGRPFSGCIKNLMVNSELYDLARPGLYRHTQMGCPQLEEACRTNAIVPTCGPNGVCSGSLSQPVCKCKPGWTGPTCDEPTNSSYFETQSYVKYALSFKPNSFSTEIQLRFRTWQEYGELFRISDQHNREYGILEIKDGRLRFRYNLNSLRTEEHDLWLSAVAVNDGIWHSVTVERHGSTSTLRMDGGEGRRYNETMAFSGHMLMDVDKQEGVYAGGKAEYTGIRTFEVYNDYKLGCLDDIRLEGKHLPLPPGLNGTQWGQATMFRNLVKNCISQNQCINVTCLAPFTCKDLWMKHECGCEDGTVLSSDKQECVDQNECLNDPCQNGGTCHNQEPSYICDCPRGYYGKNCELLQEGRTVRLSLGALAAILVCLLIILVLVLVFVVYNRQKERHFPKADPYDDVRENIINYDDEGGGEDDMTAFDITPLQIPVGPAIGNGGPLLGKMPYGPGGQPDVGVFISEHKNKADNDPNAPPFDDLRNYAYEGGGSTAGSLSSLASGTDDNEQDFDYLNNWGPRFSKLADMYGHGESEEEEDH
- the LOC119582488 gene encoding neural-cadherin-like isoform X2 yields the protein MFLFSVTKFIRIGIADKNDNPPFFDKTLYEAEVDENEDIQHTVLTVTAKDLDESSRIRYEITNGNIGGAFAVKNMTGAIYVAGPLDYETRKRYELKLVASDNRNENHTTVVIHVKDVNDNPPMFDRPLYETQITEEDDRSLPKNILTVTAADGDRDRVQDIVYFLTGQGIYVDNPDQSQFEVNRTSGEIFVKKPLDRDHPKGRPTWRFTVFAQDEGGTGLVGYADVQVNLKDINDNAPVFPQMVYFGNVTENGTQGMVVMTMTAEDYDDPNEGTNAKLTYSIEKNVIDENTAMPIFEIEPDTGVIKTAVCCLDREKTPDYSIQVVAVDGGGLKGTGTASIRVRDINDMPPRFTKEEWVTEVDETEGALLPDQAILTVTVHDEDETNKFHYKVIESSGFGADKFTMVRNNDGTGSLKIVQPLDYEDPMQRSGFRFKIQVNDKGEDNDAEKYHVAYSWVKVELRDINDNKPQFEKPNIEAPVFENAEIGKNLKTFKATDPDQGGQSKVSYAIDRASDRRRQFAIDSSGTVKIQRMLDREENPRHSVKILAIDDGTPAKTATATLTVIVQDINDNAPRFLKDYRPVLPENQSPRKIVEVLATDDDDRSKGNGPPFHFRMDSTASDEIRASFKVEHIPKGANGDGMAVISSLRTFDREVQKEYHVPIVIKDAGTPQMTGTSTLTIIIGDENDNKMQPGAKDIFVYNYKGQAPETRIGRVYVYDLDDWDLPDKKFKWATESHPNFKLNEGDGMITMKQHTQEGTYFLQFHVYDRKHTQTDVEANVTVTVKEIPEVAVINSGSIRIANMTDEDFIRIWDYRSQRVVRSKADMFREKIARLVGTNIENVDVFSIQLRQERPPITDIRFSAHGSPYYHPIKLNGLVLQHRAEIESEIGINITMVGIDECLYENVACEGSCTNHLVISNLPYMVNANKTSLVGVRTEVIPECTCGARNFSAEESCRPNPCYNGGRCIEGKSGIRCRCPEGYDGPRCQMLRRTFRGNGFAWFPALAMCDNSHISLEFLTRRADGLLFYNGPITPPETDETIVSDFIALELENGRPRLLIDFGSGTLQLKVNTKNQLNDGSWHKIDIFWDTETVRMDVDHCVAAEVQEPEDGSDPIFDPSGCQSKGTIPPFNEYLNVNAPLQVGGLAHEQPDPSLYKWQHVPHGRPFSGCIKNLMVNSELYDLARPGLYRHTQMGCPQLEEACRTNAIVPTCGPNGVCSGSLSQPVCKCKPGWTGPTCDEPTNSSYFETQSYVKYALSFKPNSFSTEIQLRFRTWQEYGELFRISDQHNREYGILEIKDGRLRFRYNLNSLRTEEHDLWLSAVAVNDGIWHSVTVERHGSTSTLRMDGGEGRRYNETMAFSGHMLMDVDKQEGVYAGGKAEYTGIRTFEVYNDYKLGCLDDIRLEGKHLPLPPGLNGTQWGQATMFRNLVKNCISQNQCINVTCLAPFTCKDLWMKHECGCPEGSIHHHGDCLNINECELWQPCSNGGVCRDLEPDEGGYMCDCVDGFQGLDCTRPLTETVLKPSTDFVVAIVICILVLLVLVLVFVVYNRQKERHFPKADPYDDVRENIINYDDEGGGEDDMTAFDITPLQIPVGPAIGNGGPLLGKMPYGPGGQPDVGVFISEHKNKADNDPNAPPFDDLRNYAYEGGGSTAGSLSSLASGTDDNEQDFDYLNNWGPRFSKLADMYGHGESEEEEDH